Proteins found in one Bartonella krasnovii genomic segment:
- a CDS encoding lysozyme, whose product MRRISKEGLELIKRWEGLRLDAYRDLACIWTIGYGHTNNAGTPLVKKGMRITKEEAEKILCEDLKQFEKTVEESVTVSLTDNQFAALVSFCYNVGTKAFCKSTLLKKLNQGDYEAVPGELQKWNKVGGKPFIGLVNRRAAEAGLWVKGSYIASNYERVETRSATGLLKIEALAPIIGSCSGFGGFLVGNGPVQWALAGIMVLAACTGLVIVAKRFKEQRL is encoded by the coding sequence ATGAGAAGGATATCGAAAGAAGGTTTAGAGCTTATCAAACGATGGGAAGGCTTGCGTTTAGATGCATATAGAGATTTAGCATGCATCTGGACGATAGGGTATGGTCACACCAACAATGCCGGTACCCCGCTTGTCAAAAAAGGCATGCGTATTACGAAAGAGGAAGCAGAAAAAATCCTTTGTGAGGACTTAAAGCAATTTGAGAAGACGGTAGAGGAATCTGTAACAGTTTCGTTAACAGATAACCAATTCGCAGCCTTGGTGTCGTTTTGCTATAACGTAGGAACGAAAGCTTTTTGCAAGTCAACGTTGTTGAAGAAGCTTAATCAAGGGGATTATGAAGCAGTTCCTGGTGAATTACAGAAATGGAATAAAGTGGGGGGCAAGCCTTTTATAGGTTTAGTCAACCGTCGAGCAGCCGAAGCTGGTTTATGGGTAAAAGGGTCTTACATTGCTTCGAATTATGAACGGGTAGAAACGCGTAGTGCAACTGGTCTTTTAAAGATAGAAGCACTCGCGCCGATTATAGGGTCTTGTTCTGGGTTTGGAGGTTTTTTGGTAGGCAATGGACCGGTCCAATGGGCATTAGCAGGCATCATGGTCTTAGCCGCTTGTACAGGACTGGTGATTGTTGCCAAGCGGTTTAAGGAGCAGCGTTTGTAA
- a CDS encoding type II toxin-antitoxin system RelE/ParE family toxin: MAESMQVLQNHSFKKTVKKLHANQKQDLDQAVRVIMKTPTIGQAKTGDLSGVFVYKFKMAKQLTLLAYSYEDHTITLTLLALGSHENFYRDLKT, translated from the coding sequence TTGGCTGAATCTATGCAAGTTTTACAAAACCATTCATTTAAAAAAACTGTCAAAAAACTGCATGCCAACCAAAAACAAGATCTAGACCAAGCTGTTCGCGTCATTATGAAAACGCCCACCATTGGTCAAGCCAAAACAGGTGATCTTTCTGGTGTTTTTGTCTATAAATTTAAAATGGCCAAGCAATTGACGCTGCTTGCTTACAGCTATGAAGATCACACGATTACTTTGACCTTGTTAGCACTTGGCTCTCATGAAAATTTTTACCGAGATCTTAAAACATAA
- a CDS encoding carboxymuconolactone decarboxylase family protein, which translates to MQEQTFVNYKKNAYELGVERLRSMELVETPSILEEMADVAPDLAKFIISFVYGEIYERPHLTSRIRQLATVAIFATLGNARRQLKFHLTSALNIGCSPAELIEVMIQLALYAGFPAALNSVFAAKEVFDEKQLDFISSCGSPLVCEDRYESGLKALEHIDGPDGQMIIKTLGSIAPDLARFVVVVWVW; encoded by the coding sequence ATGCAAGAACAAACATTTGTAAATTATAAGAAAAATGCTTATGAATTGGGCGTGGAGCGTTTACGCTCTATGGAATTGGTCGAGACCCCTTCAATTCTTGAAGAAATGGCCGATGTTGCCCCTGATCTCGCAAAATTCATCATCTCTTTTGTGTATGGAGAAATTTATGAGCGACCTCACTTAACAAGCCGTATTCGGCAGCTTGCCACCGTTGCCATCTTTGCAACTCTCGGTAATGCAAGACGGCAACTCAAATTCCACCTTACCAGTGCTCTTAATATTGGGTGTAGTCCTGCTGAGCTGATTGAAGTAATGATACAGTTGGCACTTTATGCAGGGTTTCCAGCAGCCTTAAATAGTGTTTTTGCTGCAAAAGAGGTCTTTGATGAAAAGCAACTAGACTTCATATCTAGTTGCGGCTCGCCATTAGTATGCGAGGATCGCTACGAATCTGGACTGAAGGCACTAGAACATATTGATGGCCCCGATGGACAAATGATTATTAAGACACTGGGTAGCATTGCTCCAGACTTAGCTCGTTTTGTTGTTGTAGTTTGGGTTTGGTGA
- a CDS encoding DMT family transporter, translating to MKITPRIALVLTLVGTFFWGSNFQATKIALTTVSPWTASFERFLIAVIAIFLIMIFKEGLRWHVLSQNFISYIFLGIIGVAGFNGALFVGLQTSNPITASLIMATTPISANIIEAIMNKSFPTCERVIGMLISMFGVYLVITNGRFLSNHVSFAKGDIMILLGSIGWAFYTVGTRSFVKNATPLETTSWTMLSGTIALGILTFLFESPLQETMSMSGASLFALLWIGVAGSVLAYLFWNIGIAIRGPGKTAIFFNFVPISALLVQILFGFIPQIMQIIGVFVTIFGVLIGQGYIFSLLGSRKAVPNAHKE from the coding sequence ATGAAAATCACGCCCAGAATAGCTCTTGTCTTAACCCTCGTAGGAACCTTTTTTTGGGGTTCCAATTTCCAAGCCACTAAGATAGCTTTAACGACTGTTTCTCCATGGACAGCTTCTTTTGAGCGGTTTCTCATTGCCGTAATCGCCATATTTTTAATTATGATTTTCAAAGAAGGCTTGCGGTGGCATGTTTTATCGCAAAATTTTATTTCTTATATTTTCCTAGGGATTATCGGTGTGGCAGGGTTTAATGGCGCTTTATTTGTTGGCTTGCAAACGTCAAATCCCATAACAGCCTCCCTCATCATGGCGACAACCCCTATTAGTGCTAATATTATTGAAGCTATCATGAATAAATCTTTCCCAACCTGTGAGAGGGTTATAGGGATGCTCATTAGCATGTTCGGGGTCTATTTAGTCATAACAAATGGGAGATTTTTGTCTAACCATGTTTCCTTTGCCAAAGGAGATATTATGATTCTTTTAGGTTCCATTGGTTGGGCGTTCTATACCGTGGGCACGCGGTCATTTGTCAAGAACGCAACCCCGCTTGAAACAACAAGCTGGACGATGCTTTCTGGCACCATCGCCCTTGGCATCCTAACCTTTTTATTCGAATCCCCTCTTCAAGAAACGATGTCTATGTCCGGCGCTAGTTTATTCGCACTCCTTTGGATAGGGGTTGCAGGATCAGTTTTAGCCTACCTATTTTGGAATATTGGAATAGCGATCCGAGGTCCGGGTAAGACGGCGATATTTTTCAATTTTGTACCTATTTCAGCCTTATTGGTGCAAATCCTGTTCGGCTTCATCCCTCAAATCATGCAAATCATAGGCGTTTTTGTTACGATTTTTGGAGTTCTAATCGGACAAGGCTATATATTCAGCTTACTAGGATCTAGAAAAGCCGTTCCCAATGCGCATAAAGAGTAA
- a CDS encoding DNA adenine methylase → MTKQEFTQTLFAWMGGKHYLRKKIIPILNSIDHETYIEPFLGSGVIFLNKRPAKYSVINDLNGEITNLFHCVQNDFDDLAKRLEWFVCSRQLFFELAAIDPESLTKVERAARFLFLQRCVMYGKKDYVSFSFARKKTIGFNPEKLLARMRRVRQKLLDTVILNLSWERVVELFDAPDSLFYLDPPYFIKKKCYSSGNFVEDDFVNMAKVLKGIQGKFVLSLNDCDAVREIFKDFDFLEVETLWVSGMAKKIPRKEVLIRNCNI, encoded by the coding sequence ATGACAAAACAAGAATTTACACAAACACTGTTTGCGTGGATGGGTGGAAAACATTATCTACGTAAGAAAATTATACCGATTTTAAATAGTATTGATCATGAAACCTATATTGAACCGTTTTTAGGTTCAGGGGTTATTTTTCTAAACAAAAGACCAGCGAAATATTCCGTCATCAATGATCTGAATGGAGAGATCACAAATCTATTTCACTGTGTTCAAAATGACTTTGATGATTTAGCCAAACGATTAGAGTGGTTTGTTTGTTCGAGACAGTTATTTTTTGAACTTGCGGCTATTGACCCCGAGAGCCTTACCAAAGTTGAAAGAGCAGCACGCTTTTTGTTTCTCCAACGTTGTGTCATGTATGGGAAAAAAGATTACGTCTCTTTTAGCTTTGCAAGAAAAAAGACGATAGGTTTTAACCCCGAAAAGCTTTTAGCGAGAATGCGACGTGTTAGACAGAAGCTTCTGGATACAGTTATCTTAAATTTATCGTGGGAACGTGTTGTGGAGCTATTTGATGCGCCCGACAGTTTATTTTATCTAGACCCGCCTTATTTTATAAAGAAGAAATGCTATAGTTCAGGTAATTTTGTTGAAGATGATTTTGTGAATATGGCAAAAGTTCTCAAAGGCATTCAAGGCAAATTTGTTTTGAGTCTGAATGATTGTGATGCTGTAAGAGAGATTTTTAAAGATTTTGACTTTTTAGAAGTTGAGACCCTTTGGGTATCTGGTATGGCAAAAAAAATACCTCGAAAAGAAGTGCTGATTCGTAATTGCAATATATAG
- a CDS encoding YfjI family protein, with amino-acid sequence MKQDNKNILENNTPVNDNDNASLNGHACLKAIPYEVALQQNGWGELKPIESALLPVEPFKMFLLPTSLMDYVYDVSDMQQSSIDFVAISALCGLAAVIGNGVRIAPKQHANWTIVPNLWGAIVGQPSTMKTPTMEAALAPLYAFQEEWYQEWVKQKKSQETKDILIELDKREKKKQACKALKDQDEEQALALLSQALENKKIDDDDTLNKRRLIVNDVTVEKLGELLRETPRGLLLVRDELSGFLANLERKEYQADRSFYLTAFNGNKPYTYDRIERGTIHISNATISVIGGIQPSRIIPIIQAMHHGTNNDGLLQRFQMLVFPDERKERDWVDRPPNQKAWESYQEVFRSLYDKPLGSPKHPMTIRFSADAQEMFREWWKNFQRTVKGGHFSASLQAHLLKMDKTIPTLALIFELCEGGRFEINRNALERALYWEKYLISHARRLYAAGDTLTAERAKLIVERCDCLQDVFTARDIYRRCWSSLKDKEAVKLALDLLCRCNYIREFPIEGNELGRRPDRRYEWHPLVKNNSIKQ; translated from the coding sequence ATGAAACAAGATAATAAAAATATTTTAGAGAATAATACCCCCGTCAATGATAACGATAATGCCTCTTTAAACGGTCATGCTTGTTTAAAAGCCATTCCTTATGAAGTCGCCTTGCAACAAAATGGGTGGGGGGAATTAAAACCGATTGAGAGTGCTCTTTTACCCGTCGAGCCTTTTAAAATGTTCCTGCTGCCAACGTCATTAATGGACTATGTTTATGACGTTTCTGATATGCAACAATCTTCTATCGATTTTGTGGCGATCTCTGCTTTATGCGGTTTGGCTGCTGTCATTGGTAATGGCGTGCGTATCGCTCCAAAACAACATGCCAATTGGACAATTGTTCCTAATCTCTGGGGGGCTATTGTTGGACAGCCTTCAACCATGAAAACACCGACTATGGAAGCTGCTTTAGCTCCTCTCTATGCCTTTCAAGAGGAATGGTATCAAGAATGGGTAAAGCAGAAAAAAAGCCAAGAAACAAAAGATATTCTGATTGAATTAGACAAACGAGAAAAGAAAAAACAAGCCTGCAAAGCACTCAAAGATCAAGACGAGGAACAAGCCCTTGCTCTTCTTTCTCAAGCTCTTGAAAACAAAAAAATCGATGATGATGACACGCTTAATAAACGACGTCTTATCGTCAATGATGTCACAGTCGAAAAGCTTGGGGAATTGTTAAGAGAAACCCCCCGTGGTCTGTTGTTGGTTCGTGATGAATTATCTGGTTTTTTAGCCAATTTGGAGAGAAAGGAATATCAAGCAGACCGTTCTTTTTATCTAACAGCTTTTAATGGCAATAAGCCATACACCTATGACCGTATAGAGCGTGGAACCATTCATATTTCCAATGCAACTATTTCCGTCATTGGGGGTATTCAACCTTCACGGATTATTCCCATTATTCAAGCCATGCACCATGGAACAAATAATGACGGTTTATTGCAACGCTTTCAAATGCTGGTCTTTCCCGATGAACGAAAAGAGCGTGACTGGGTTGATAGACCACCCAATCAAAAAGCATGGGAAAGTTATCAAGAGGTCTTTCGTTCTCTTTATGATAAACCTTTAGGATCACCAAAACACCCCATGACCATACGCTTTTCTGCTGATGCTCAAGAGATGTTTCGTGAATGGTGGAAAAATTTTCAAAGAACAGTCAAAGGGGGGCATTTCTCTGCAAGTTTACAAGCACATCTTTTGAAAATGGATAAAACCATACCAACCCTTGCGTTGATTTTTGAACTGTGTGAAGGCGGGCGTTTTGAAATCAATAGAAATGCCCTTGAGAGAGCCTTGTATTGGGAAAAATATCTGATAAGTCACGCAAGACGTCTTTATGCGGCGGGAGATACATTAACAGCAGAGCGTGCAAAATTAATTGTCGAACGCTGTGATTGTTTACAAGATGTCTTTACGGCAAGGGATATCTATAGACGATGTTGGAGTTCTTTAAAAGACAAAGAAGCTGTGAAGCTAGCTTTAGATCTCTTATGCCGTTGTAACTATATTCGTGAATTTCCTATAGAGGGGAATGAATTAGGTCGGCGTCCGGATAGACGTTATGAATGGCACCCTTTGGTTAAAAACAACAGCATAAAACAATGA
- a CDS encoding TA system antitoxin ParD family protein — MATTVKLSDDLINEAKRYASVYSRSVPKQIEYWSRMGKIAEENPDLSFQFIQAILLGQQENADGDVTAFEFG, encoded by the coding sequence ATGGCTACAACTGTTAAACTGTCTGATGATCTCATTAATGAGGCTAAGCGTTACGCGTCTGTTTATAGCCGCTCGGTTCCTAAGCAAATTGAATATTGGTCGCGTATGGGCAAAATAGCCGAAGAAAATCCAGATCTCTCCTTTCAATTTATTCAAGCAATCTTACTTGGACAACAAGAAAATGCAGATGGCGATGTAACAGCATTCGAATTTGGCTGA
- a CDS encoding DUF7146 domain-containing protein — protein MFSYINARGITNALRGVWYGRYGSARCPAHDDQLPSLSLANGHDGRLLLICYAGCSFREIIQALRRIGLLGTQAFVDKAYDHTLSFSKQKAERAQAIWQQSQPIKDTLAETYLRNRGITCELPADLRFHDKCPHPLGMALPALVALVKGAGSFAIHRTFLQANGCKTDQKPAKAMLGSVMGGAVYLSEDNPKHLVICEGIETGLSLLSGLLSEPVNVWASLSTSGMMRVNLPPIKGRLTIAMDGDDAGRKAGFTLAARAYRQGFEVFMMQAPNALDFNDFLYYSR, from the coding sequence ATGTTTTCTTATATAAATGCTCGGGGCATCACAAATGCCTTGCGTGGGGTTTGGTATGGGCGTTATGGAAGTGCCCGTTGTCCAGCCCATGATGATCAATTGCCTAGCTTATCCCTTGCCAATGGACATGATGGGCGTCTTTTACTCATTTGTTATGCGGGCTGCTCTTTTAGAGAGATCATACAAGCGCTTAGAAGAATTGGTTTGCTTGGAACACAAGCCTTTGTTGATAAAGCCTATGATCACACGCTCTCTTTCTCAAAACAGAAAGCAGAAAGAGCACAAGCAATTTGGCAACAAAGCCAACCGATCAAAGATACTTTAGCAGAAACCTATTTACGCAATCGGGGGATTACTTGTGAATTGCCTGCTGATTTACGCTTTCATGATAAATGTCCACACCCCTTAGGAATGGCACTGCCCGCGTTGGTTGCTCTTGTTAAGGGGGCTGGTTCCTTTGCCATTCATAGAACCTTTTTACAAGCCAATGGCTGTAAAACAGATCAGAAACCAGCAAAAGCCATGTTGGGTTCTGTCATGGGCGGCGCTGTGTACTTAAGCGAAGATAATCCAAAACATCTGGTTATTTGTGAAGGCATTGAAACCGGTCTGTCTCTGCTGTCTGGTTTGTTATCAGAGCCCGTGAATGTATGGGCGTCCCTTTCAACCAGTGGCATGATGCGTGTGAATTTACCCCCGATAAAAGGACGTCTGACAATCGCTATGGACGGCGATGATGCGGGTCGTAAAGCAGGTTTTACCCTAGCTGCGCGTGCTTATAGGCAAGGCTTTGAGGTCTTTATGATGCAAGCCCCTAACGCTTTAGATTTCAACGATTTTCTCTATTATTCAAGGTAA
- a CDS encoding helix-turn-helix transcriptional regulator yields the protein MTENDILLTDRESAKLLHMSVSTFRRHVTNGSLPKPLKFGFLSRWLQSDLLNVIEQAKQQRYNDVA from the coding sequence ATGACAGAAAATGATATTCTTTTAACAGACCGTGAAAGTGCAAAATTGCTTCATATGAGTGTTTCAACATTCCGCCGTCATGTGACCAATGGCTCTTTACCAAAGCCTTTAAAATTTGGTTTCTTATCGCGTTGGTTACAATCAGATCTTTTGAATGTCATAGAGCAAGCAAAACAGCAACGTTATAACGACGTTGCATAA
- a CDS encoding tyrosine-type recombinase/integrase: MVLMNRLNARSVATLGAGKYNDGAGLLLHKRKDGGAQWIYRYTIHGRRREMGLGALRDVSLKQARELATGWRSVLREGRDPIKERDKQKREAISNLHYLKDIALDTFESRKAELKNDGKDGNWFAPLRLYILPKLGCLPVSEITQTEIRNTLAPIWHTKAGAAQAALIRLNLCLKHAAALGLDVDLQATEKARALLGKQRHKTQNRPAMDWKDVPAFYKTLCQKTTMTQLALRLLILTGVRTRPLRYIHKDQVDGDIWTIPAENMKGRRDATTEFRVPLSSEALDILKQARLLSRNDFFFSARGRGALDEKCMATYMRKNKLDACPHGFRSSLRNWLAETTDAPYEVAETILSHTVGGKVERAYRRTDYLEQRRVYMDKWAAYVTGQS, from the coding sequence ATGGTCCTTATGAACCGTCTTAATGCAAGGTCTGTCGCAACATTGGGGGCTGGCAAATATAATGATGGTGCCGGCTTGTTACTCCATAAGCGTAAAGATGGGGGTGCTCAATGGATTTATCGTTATACCATTCACGGGCGCCGTCGCGAAATGGGATTGGGTGCTTTAAGAGATGTCTCTTTAAAACAAGCGCGTGAGTTGGCAACGGGGTGGCGCTCTGTTCTTCGTGAAGGGCGTGACCCCATTAAAGAACGCGATAAACAAAAGCGTGAGGCAATAAGCAATCTCCATTATTTAAAAGATATTGCTTTAGATACTTTTGAAAGCCGTAAAGCTGAATTAAAAAATGATGGAAAAGATGGAAATTGGTTTGCACCTTTGCGGCTTTACATTCTCCCTAAATTAGGCTGTCTGCCCGTTTCAGAAATTACGCAAACAGAGATACGCAACACACTCGCCCCTATCTGGCATACAAAAGCTGGAGCAGCCCAAGCAGCATTAATACGTCTTAATCTGTGTCTTAAACATGCGGCTGCCTTAGGTTTGGATGTTGATTTACAAGCAACAGAAAAAGCCCGCGCGCTCTTAGGGAAACAACGTCATAAAACGCAAAATAGACCAGCAATGGATTGGAAAGATGTACCGGCTTTTTATAAAACACTTTGTCAAAAAACAACTATGACACAACTAGCCTTGCGTTTACTTATTTTGACAGGAGTTCGTACACGCCCTTTACGTTATATTCATAAGGATCAAGTTGATGGAGATATATGGACAATCCCTGCTGAGAATATGAAAGGAAGGCGTGATGCTACAACAGAATTTCGTGTCCCTTTATCTTCTGAAGCATTAGACATTTTGAAACAAGCGCGCCTGCTTTCTCGCAACGATTTCTTTTTTTCTGCTAGAGGTCGTGGTGCCCTTGATGAGAAGTGTATGGCTACGTATATGAGAAAAAATAAACTTGATGCCTGCCCGCATGGATTTCGTTCTAGTTTACGCAATTGGCTTGCTGAAACAACCGATGCCCCCTATGAGGTCGCTGAAACCATTCTAAGTCACACTGTAGGTGGCAAAGTAGAGCGTGCCTATCGTCGTACTGACTATTTAGAACAGCGCCGCGTCTATATGGATAAATGGGCGGCTTATGTCACGGGTCAATCTTAA